A window of the Polaribacter sp. HaHaR_3_91 genome harbors these coding sequences:
- the xerD gene encoding site-specific tyrosine recombinase XerD produces MKWQNAIRDFQLFLKIERGLSKNTIESYTRDLEKLMLFLEENEINHTSITIDGESIQQFIYEVAKKVNPRSQARIISGLRSFFDYLIFEDYRETNPTDLIEAPKIGRKLPDTLSEDEINNLISAIDLSHPQGERNRTILETLYSCGLRVSELITLQISDLFFEEGFVRVIGKGNKQRFVPIHYAAQKYISSYIKDIRTHITPQKGFEDTVFLNRRGRGLTRQMIFIILKNLSLEIDLKKKISPHTLRHSFATHLLKNGADLRAIQQMLGHESITTTEVYVHLDKSYLKEVVETYHPRK; encoded by the coding sequence ATGAAATGGCAAAACGCAATTAGAGATTTTCAACTCTTTTTAAAGATAGAAAGAGGGCTTTCTAAAAACACAATTGAGAGCTACACGAGAGATTTAGAAAAACTGATGTTGTTTTTAGAAGAAAATGAAATCAACCACACTTCTATTACTATTGACGGAGAGTCCATTCAGCAATTTATTTATGAAGTTGCTAAAAAAGTGAATCCTAGAAGTCAAGCGCGTATTATTTCTGGTTTGCGTAGTTTTTTTGATTATTTAATTTTTGAAGATTATAGAGAAACCAATCCGACAGATTTAATTGAAGCTCCAAAAATTGGAAGAAAATTACCAGATACCTTGTCCGAAGATGAAATTAACAATCTTATTTCTGCTATCGATTTAAGTCATCCTCAAGGCGAAAGAAACAGAACTATTTTAGAAACTTTGTACAGTTGCGGTTTGCGTGTGAGTGAACTTATTACACTACAAATTTCTGATTTATTTTTTGAAGAAGGTTTTGTAAGAGTGATCGGAAAAGGGAATAAACAGCGTTTTGTACCGATTCATTATGCTGCTCAAAAATATATTTCTAGTTATATAAAAGACATTAGAACTCATATCACACCGCAAAAAGGTTTTGAAGACACGGTTTTCTTAAACAGACGCGGCAGAGGATTAACCAGACAAATGATTTTTATCATTCTAAAAAATCTATCTCTAGAAATTGATTTAAAAAAGAAGATTAGTCCGCATACGTTGCGTCATTCTTTTGCTACACATTTGTTAAAAAACGGAGCAGACTTAAGAGCTATTCAACAAATGTTAGGTCATGAAAGTATTACCACAACCGAAGTGTATGTGCATTTAGATAAAAGTTATTTAAAAGAAGTGGTAGAAACCTATCATCCTAGAAAATAA
- a CDS encoding transporter codes for MKKLLIVAFVTIMGVGAANAQEGILNGGLNVGVPTGDANDFYGLTLGAELNYMYPVADGFTLGPSIQYSHFFGKDVDVLGGSSIEVSDASFLPISGAARFNVSEKFVVGANLGYAIGLSEDLDGGFYYRPVVGYKIDDTTQLNVSYSGISNDGLEMNNVSLGVMFGI; via the coding sequence ATGAAGAAATTATTGATAGTTGCTTTTGTAACAATAATGGGTGTAGGTGCTGCAAATGCACAAGAAGGTATTTTAAATGGAGGGCTAAATGTAGGAGTGCCTACAGGTGATGCCAATGACTTTTATGGTTTAACTTTAGGAGCAGAGTTAAATTATATGTATCCTGTTGCAGATGGTTTTACTTTAGGTCCATCGATACAATATTCTCACTTTTTTGGTAAAGATGTTGATGTGTTAGGAGGGAGTTCTATTGAGGTTTCAGACGCTTCTTTTTTGCCAATATCTGGTGCTGCAAGATTTAATGTTTCAGAAAAATTTGTAGTTGGAGCAAACCTTGGTTATGCAATAGGTTTAAGTGAAGATTTAGATGGTGGTTTTTATTATAGACCCGTAGTTGGTTATAAAATTGATGATACCACACAATTGAATGTCTCTTATTCTGGAATTTCAAATGATGGTTTAGAAATGAATAATGTTAGTTTGGGCGTAATGTTCGGAATCTAA
- the aroQ gene encoding type II 3-dehydroquinate dehydratase produces the protein MKLLILNGPNLNLLGKREPEIYGSETFEDYFRTLQLKFNDVELSYFQSNSEGVIIDKLHEVGFSFDGVVMNAGAYTHTSVAIADAISGITTPVVEVHISNVHNREAFRHKSYLSPVCKGVILGFGLKSYELGIESFL, from the coding sequence ATGAAGCTACTTATACTAAACGGACCTAATTTAAATTTATTAGGAAAAAGAGAACCAGAAATTTATGGTTCAGAAACTTTTGAAGATTATTTTAGAACTCTTCAATTAAAGTTTAATGATGTAGAGTTGTCTTATTTTCAATCGAATAGTGAAGGTGTTATCATCGATAAATTACACGAAGTTGGTTTTAGTTTTGATGGTGTTGTTATGAATGCAGGTGCATATACGCATACATCTGTGGCTATTGCAGATGCAATTAGTGGTATTACAACTCCAGTTGTAGAAGTGCATATTTCTAATGTACACAATAGAGAAGCTTTTAGACATAAATCTTATTTATCTCCTGTTTGTAAAGGAGTTATTTTAGGTTTTGGTCTAAAGAGTTATGAGTTGGGAATTGAGAGTTTTTTGTAG
- a CDS encoding alkaline phosphatase family protein: protein MKILKLLSVFFLLMLAACSSEKKNEITFVEDDSNKVFVITLDGLRWQELFAGADSLLVGNKEYVGNPESLKKEFWRESATKRREVLLPFIWSKVAKTGQIHGNRWEGSKMNLTNGMHFSYPGYNEILTGKADDVRINSNNKIPNPNTTFLEIAEKSDVYKGKVAAFGSWDVFPSIINEERSGLYVNAGFREAKGTDLSDKEVFLNELQAETPSPWGGVRLDVFTHHYALETIKKKHPKLVFISYGETDDFAHDGEYDAYLKSAQRTDAFLKKLWDFTVQDPFYKGKTTFIITTDHGRGTEPLETWKHHGDSIKDTDQVWVIAFGNKIEAKGEIVLEEQLYTNQVAASVGKLLDIEVTTDSIGKPFSFIK, encoded by the coding sequence ATGAAAATATTAAAATTATTAAGTGTCTTTTTTTTGTTGATGTTAGCCGCGTGTTCTTCAGAAAAAAAGAATGAAATAACCTTTGTAGAAGACGATTCTAATAAGGTTTTTGTAATTACTTTAGATGGTTTACGTTGGCAAGAATTGTTTGCTGGTGCCGATTCTTTATTGGTAGGAAATAAAGAATATGTTGGGAATCCTGAAAGTTTGAAAAAAGAATTTTGGAGGGAATCTGCAACCAAAAGAAGAGAAGTGTTGCTTCCTTTTATTTGGAGTAAAGTTGCTAAAACAGGGCAAATTCACGGAAATCGTTGGGAAGGAAGTAAAATGAATTTAACCAACGGAATGCATTTTTCGTATCCGGGTTATAATGAGATTTTAACAGGAAAGGCAGATGATGTAAGGATTAATAGCAACAATAAAATTCCGAATCCGAATACTACGTTTTTAGAAATAGCAGAAAAATCGGACGTTTATAAAGGTAAAGTTGCTGCTTTTGGTAGTTGGGATGTTTTTCCGTCGATTATCAATGAAGAAAGAAGCGGTTTATATGTAAATGCAGGTTTTAGAGAAGCAAAAGGTACTGATTTGTCAGATAAAGAAGTCTTCTTAAATGAATTACAAGCAGAAACTCCGAGTCCTTGGGGAGGTGTTCGTTTAGATGTTTTTACACATCATTATGCTTTAGAAACAATCAAGAAAAAACATCCGAAGTTGGTGTTTATTTCTTACGGAGAAACCGATGATTTTGCACATGACGGAGAATATGATGCGTATTTAAAATCGGCACAAAGAACAGATGCATTCCTTAAAAAACTTTGGGACTTTACAGTACAAGATCCTTTTTATAAAGGAAAAACGACTTTTATAATTACGACAGATCATGGTAGAGGTACAGAACCTTTAGAAACCTGGAAACATCATGGAGACTCCATAAAAGATACAGACCAAGTTTGGGTAATTGCTTTTGGAAATAAAATTGAAGCAAAAGGAGAAATTGTATTGGAAGAACAATTGTATACAAATCAAGTAGCTGCTTCTGTAGGAAAGCTTTTAGATATAGAAGTAACAACAGATTCAATTGGGAAACCTTTTTCTTTTATAAAGTAA